CGGTCATCACGTGAATGGCTTTGCCGGAAGTCAGGGTGGTGGAAAACCGGTGGCCGGCTCCCACCTGCTCCTGCACGGTAAAGTGCCGCACGCCATTGAGGCGATCTTCCTCGCTGATGGCAAAGCCGTCCACAGCAGCTTTTTTCACGTCGGGATAGGCGTGGTGGGTGAGAACATCACGGGCCAGCACGTGGTCTTGAGCCTCGTTGTGGGGCAGGGAGACCACCTCCAGGGGCGCGGTATGCCTGGCGATGAGTTCCGATGCCTGGGGGAAGGGAATATGGTGCAAGCTCATCGGACACCTCCAAAGGTGCAATTGGGAAAGTGGCAGGTTGGGCATTGCTGGCACAGTCCACCGAGGGACGCGTGGTCCAGCTCGCGTTTGTGTATGGGCAAGCCAGCCAGCAGGCGCGGCAGGTAGATGTCCAGGGTCGTGATGGGCGTGCTGAGGGCGCCGGCCGGGATGGTCAACACGGGTATCGTGCGGGTGTGCTCATAGGCGATGGTGAAATTGTTCCCTGGCTGTGCTGGAACTCCCCGGCGCAGAGGAACTGCGCCGCTGTCGCACACGGCGGCAATGGTAACATCGTCGGGGTCAACGGAAGTTCCACCAGTGATGCAGACCAGCTCTGCTTTCGCGTAGGCTTCAGCCAGGGCACTGGCGATGTGTTGACGATCATCGGGCAGAAGCTGATGGTGGACGATCTCTACGCCGAAGGCACCGAGTTTCCGGGTCAGTAGGGGCAGGAAGCGATCCTGAATGCGCCCTTCATACACTTCGCTTCCGGTCACCAGTACTGCCGCCTTTGTGACTCGGTATGGCGCAATACGTATCAGTGGCGTGTCCAGGATGTTCAGGGTGCTCTGGAGCGTGTCGCGGGGTGCAAAGAGCGGGAGGATACGGAAGGCCGCCACCCGGTCCTCAGCTTTTACGGCGTAATACTGTGGCAGGGTTGGCAATGCTATTTCCCCGTGCTGTTC
This portion of the Desulfurispirillum indicum S5 genome encodes:
- a CDS encoding molybdopterin-binding protein, whose product is MKKVPVEQAIGLSLGHDIMGIDPQSGVKSTAFFRGHRIEAADVALLKNLGKNHIYADNDGSSDAVHEDDFALAVISRIGDPDTISHDTKPVQGRLGLYARSTGVLCIDSQRLFRLHEQHGEIALPTLPQYYAVKAEDRVAAFRILPLFAPRDTLQSTLNILDTPLIRIAPYRVTKAAVLVTGSEVYEGRIQDRFLPLLTRKLGAFGVEIVHHQLLPDDRQHIASALAEAYAKAELVCITGGTSVDPDDVTIAAVCDSGAVPLRRGVPAQPGNNFTIAYEHTRTIPVLTIPAGALSTPITTLDIYLPRLLAGLPIHKRELDHASLGGLCQQCPTCHFPNCTFGGVR